A region of the Mus caroli chromosome 7, CAROLI_EIJ_v1.1, whole genome shotgun sequence genome:
TGAAACGCAACtaccggtttttttttttttctgttgatggaAAACTGGCCCCAAATAAACCAGTGTAGGTATTTGTGGCAAAATTTTAGCCTGGACTTCAGTGaagatagatctgcctttatttTCCTCTGGTTTGGAATAAAAACGAGGGCATGTGtcgtaaatgaaaaataaacagaatatcGGGGTCAAAATATGTTGTTCCCTGTGTTGCCTGAAAACAGAGTGATGCCTTTTACTGTTGGCAATACTAACTGCGGGACAGGCCAGTAAcagttcattaaaaataatgttgcAATAGCAAACATGTCCTCAGATTTTACAGCCAGAGCACGATGTTATCAAAAGCCAAGAAAATACTTCTTTATTTGTTTGGATTCCAGAAAACGGTTCTTGACTGACCCAGTCTTTTGAAAGTCAAGATGTAACTGGTTCTCCACAAGTGTAGTTTATCCTTTGTGGGAGGCCCCTTGGCTTCACTTTTCTTCCTGCGTGGGAGCTTGGGAGCTTTGCTGCTCCGGGCTGGTACCTCTCACCCCAGGGCCACAGTGCAGCTCTGAAGAATGATGGCCGGTGTTCATACCATCTTCCAGCCCAGTGGGGTCCTGATGGGTTTCTCCCATGTTCAGTGTTTGAGGAGGAAGCCTGTGACATTATGGAATACTGGTGCCGCTCTGAGTGGGGCACAGTGGACCTTGCTGTCAGAAGAAACCCAGTACAGGACCAGAGAGCTGGTTGTCTTCTCATATGTAGTCTTTGAAAAGATTCCCAGGACTTTCCAGAGCCAATTACCAAGAAGACTTGTAGGGAGAGTAACAAGTCCTCCTGAAATCCCTGTGGACTTTCCTTAGGAGAGTTCAGGGCAGCCACACTTTCCTGTTTCAGGATGCTGAGTGGGCACCTCCTATTTTATCCTTGTACCACCTTCAGGTTGTGGAACCTGGAAGTTTTCTCTCTGTCCTACCTACAGTCCTGCACCCACTCTCAACACCAGTCAATGCTCTCTGGTCAACGAAACCTTCTACAGTGGCCACCAAATAGATGGATGTTcacaaataacacaaaatacACTCACTTGACACAGCACACATGGCGATCCAAAGTAGCCCAACACACCTGCTCACAGTTTGTGGTTTTTAGCATCATTCTGATCGCTTAGAGCATACACAGAGTCATGGGCTTTGCTCAAAGCGACTCCAGGTGGCTGGTTTTCTCCAATGGTCCCTGGCTAAGCTGAATTGAGAGTGGATAGCACAGATGGGTAGGAACAGGGCATTTACCCACCCATCTCAGTTGCATAGCCTGAAAATTCCCCAGGTGGCAGGTGGTTCCTGGAGTTTCATCACAAGCCACGTGGTCAAATTAGCCTAACCTCACCACCCCTCTACCAGGGACCCTCACAGTCCTGTGTGCCAAGACTATAAGGAGTCCCCACAGAGTTCCAAGCACCTCTGAGTGCCTTCAGGCCCTGGGAGAGCTCAGAGCCAGCCTGTGAACTGTTTCTGTTGGCAACAcagatgtatttcttttatttggtaGTAAATAGAGTAGATGTGTGTACATCAAACAGCAGCAAGATATATAAATGGTAACCCAGCCACTGGGGCTCATTCCTAAGGGGGTATGTCCCCTCCGTAGGTCAAAGTCAGAGACCACAAGGAGGGAACCCCAGAGCACCTGCCTCTCCTTGCCTGGGAAACTAGAAGTGGAgctggggagaaggagaaggaggtggaaaGGTGGGTGAGATTTATGTCTTTTCTGAAGCCATCCTGTACTGGGCaactggggagagggagagaagggaggttcCAGGAGTCTCTAAGTCTGCTCAATCTGGAAGCTTCTGGGGCTGTAACACTAGGGATGTAACATCCTTTTGACTATGGTGTCAGTATCCCCGCTTCCAATCTCTCTCAACCCATGGGATAGCTGAACTGTCTTCCAGAGTCCTTGGGTGGGGTGGTGGTTGGGGTGGGGCTCTAGCCTTTACTGGATGGGCCCTTGACCACTTCAAAGACctcattttatttcactttagcTTGCACTGTGACTGTCCCCTTTCAGTAGCCCAAACTCTAACTCTGCAAAGTGCCTAGGAAACTGAGCCAAGGCATCAAGGGTGGTCAGATCCACAGAAATCCTGGAGGCAGCTAGGAAGACCCAGGGGACTACGCTCACACAAGCATTTGTTTGACCTTAAAGGAGCCATCTGCCTAGCACTTCCTGTTTTTCTCCTGCTCACTCTCTACCAGCTACCAGGCAATGTTTATAGGCCCTCCCTGACTTTAGGGTGCTAGCCACCGACTCCACCAGCGTGCACACGTCTGAAAAGTGTACCCAGTTGAGTACACACCGGGTCTTTCCTTGCTGGAGCAGATGATGTTGACCTTTTATCATCCAAACAGGGAGGGTGAAAGAGGCACCCCTCGACATAACTATGCCTTACATATTAGCAAGCACTGCCTAGTGCTTCCCTCTGGGATCTAGGATGAAGATTTGAACTTCACttgatttctcttcttttgtgaaAACTGTGAGAACCaacagtgaggtgggagggggaagggggtgccaaGGAGGTAGGGTTCTAGACTACAACCATAGTCCCAACCTGATCTATTGATCTGCATGAGACTCCTTCTAACTCCCACCCATGACTGGGCATGACTGGGCATGACGACTGGGGAGAATATTGATGCTTGATGCTTCTTGCCTCCAGGAAGGAAGTGCTCACTGGCTATGCTAGCTTACTAGTCCATGGAGGGGAGTGCAAAGTCTGGGCGCTGAGGTGGCAAAAGAGTTCTTTCTGGTTCTGGTGCCTGGAGAAGTGAGCCAAGGAAAAGGTGTAGGAGAAGAGAGGCGCCCATCATTGAGTCAGGAGCAGTGAGGTGGAGTCATCTGGTGTCCCTCACCCCAGCACTAAAGTCTTAAAGATATAGAAAGAATCCTCTCTCAAGAGAGTTCCTTCACCACCCTCACCCCCCTCGGTGATGGAGTACAAGCATCAGATTTTCATCCAAGTTCCATTAAGTGAAACATAGGTTGCAGGGCACCCTTTGATTGAAacagtttaaattttaattgtgtttttaatttgacATATAGTTGCAGAAAGGAATGACACTCAGTCGCCAAGGGGCGCTCGATTTTCTTAATTTCTCCCAGAGGAATTGATGAGTCTATCAGGCTACTAGATTGGAAACCCATTAAAGCTCTCTGGTTAGGCTTCTAATTGGAActtgatggatgtgggagggggGGGTGTCGGGACTAGGCTATGCTGATCCAATCTTCAtgactttctgttttccaataaATTACACAATTCATTTTCCAGCCACAGATTACATAAATTGTACACCTCTGGGGTTCTCTTTTTCAAGTAGGGAGCCCTTTTCCCCAAAAGCCTATTGTGAGATGTCATTTGCACCAAAGAACGAACAGCAGAGGCCCTTGAATGAAAATCGAAACATAATCAACGTTTATACTTAGAAAATTTATTGAGATCATTTTCTCTggtatttccttattttaaagtTTGGACGCGCCATATATCATAATCCACTCGTTGAAAGGGGCGGGGGCGAGACTGTGTTTAATATTTATCGAAGCTTGATTCCAAGATCAAACTTGTTTATGACTTCATCTGTCATTTCGGAGGGAGCCTTCTTCCACTATTACCAGGCTCGGCCAGCCTATTTCCCAACTGCCGCAGAGCAGAGAGGATCAATTTTTATTAGGCTCCTCCGCAAGTTTGCTCTGGGCCGCTTTAATATTGAGCAGCCACATAATCTCAGGACCTAAACTTTAAGTGTTCTTTCAGTCTGGAAAGGTTTATCATTCCTTGGAACCGGGTTTGTGCCTAACCCTTATGGAGAGGAGACTCAAGCCCCCCTGCCCCCAAAATTCTGAAAAGCAACTTCCTAGGGTGTCCATTAAACCGGAGAGACACAGGGAAGGGAGGAGCTATCTGGAGACTCAATGGGTGGGGCCAAGTGGGGGTGTACTAAGCTGAAGGATTGATCAACTTGGTCGAGAGAACTGTAGCTGAAGGTTTCTTGGAGTGTGTACCAGAGGGGTGTGGGACTCAAAAGGCTCTGGCCCTTATCTACACACTTAGTGAAGTCTAAGTCCCCAGGAGTCTGAAAGAGGAGGTGGGGTGTTGCTATTTTATTCTTTCCAGTCCCTCCCTATGGCCTAGTAGAATGAGAGTAGAATGACTAAGTGGAATGAGTGGGATGAGAGGTGACCAGTCAGAGGAAGGTCTTCAAGCCTCTTGTACCCACCACCCCCACTCACTTAACTAGCTTAGTGTGTTCTCTGTGCTGTGTCTGAGAGTGTGTgtccctttgtttctgttgtgtgtGATTTGCTAGTTCAATGTGTATGGGTAAACAAGTGTTTAGATGAGAGTGCATGTGTCCTTTAATGGCTAGCTGGTCGGGGCTTGAAGCAAGCATCCCTCTGTGGACAACACCCTCTGAGCAGAGGAACAGAATAGGCAAAAGGCTGCCTTCAAAGTCCCAAATCAGCCCGGGAGAGAAGTTTGGTCACGATGTCTCATAGGTTTCTGGTCTTAGACTTGCATCTTCAGTAATGTGCCCTGTTGGGCTTTGCTCTGAGACCTTCCTCAGAAGTCACCTCTCACCGCCTTAAACCCTTTTAAGTGCTTGATCCCATTTTGAGCCCTGGGAtctgagggtaggggtgggggtgggggtgggggttgtttaACTCTTAAGGCTGTTATTCTCCAAGTTTGTCGCTTTTGCCGGCTTCTCTTCCTATTCTCTCCCAAGAGCACAGTAGCGGCAGGGAAACAACCCTGAGCGCAAGCTTGTTTCCATTACTTGGCTAAATTCTTATTTTCCAGCGCCTCAGTTTCCACGTCTGTACAATGGCGGTAAAGATCTGAGTCATGTTTGCTGTAGTTAAAATGAGATGTCCCCAACGTGTTCACAGCCCCAGATCCTTTCTAGCTCAGAACGACTTAACTCTTTCTCCTCCACTATGATTTTCCTACAATCCCTATAGCTGGCTCTGACCCTCCAATTGTCCAGACAGTCCTCTTGTGGTATTGATTTGGCTCTAGCTTCGACGACACGGCCCAGATAAGTGTGCTTTTGAAAAGCCAAGGGTTAGTGCATGAGTTTGAACGTTTCTTTCTGGAATCTCCTCCTCTACCTCCGCGGGAGCGCGCTGGACCTGCTGTGATGAGGCTTCGGAGCTTGTGCCACGGCCGCGCAGAGCAGGACGCACAAATTGTATTTCAGCGCCGGGTCCTTCCGGGTTAATGAGCTGACACCATGATTAAAGCTGACCATTTGTAATGTGTCTCGACCCCGCCGCAGAGCCCTGAAGAGGTTAATGCGGTGACGGAGGCCGGCACCTGCCCCTCGCCAGCCTCCCGGCCCTGGGCGAGCTGCCTCCTGGCCCTCcgctccctcccctgcccctgtcccGGCTGCGCCACCGACCCCTAATCAATTAGCCCATTAACGAGCCCTTTGAGGAGTTAAGTAGGGAGAGTTCTGCCACGGGCAGGGCCGCAGTCGGTAACTCACTGAGGCTAATGATATTATAAGCGCTTTACTCAATAATCCGGGAGCGGTGCAGGCGAGGAACTGCACCGTCACGGTACAGGCTGGACATTTGTGGGGACCTACTCGACAGTCTCTCTTCACTCTTGGATCTTCTGGCATGTGTCTAAGGAAGGAAACAGGGTTTCCGGGACCTTAAGGGTGCAGCCAAGCTGGAAGCTTTGGATCTCGTTCCTTTCCATAAAGCTTGTGTAGATAACTGTCGCCTCAAATCCCTTTGCTTGCTTTGTTGAGATGACTCTAGATCAGGTAACAGGTGCTCTAGGGATTAAACAAGCAAGAGTCAGGGCTCAGGGAGAGGCcacaagaaggaaggagagagtcaGGTTTTATAGAGCTGCACCTTGACCTCTGAAAGGAAAGCAACGCTCCAAACAATTTTAGGATAGGGAAAACGAGGCGTGGAAAGTGTACATATCTTGCCCAAAGACACCCTACCTATATTTAACAGGATCCTGTCCAATTCTAAAAAGTCCCTATACCTACCTACTTTGCTTCCTTCCAGAAGCAACGTAGCCATTTTGAGACCGCCAGTATTTACCAGCAAAATAAAGTAAACGAGTTTAGCTGCAGTGTGGGAAGGCGAGCTGTGTGGTATTCGGTCAAGGATTAGGAAATAACTATTCTGCACTCTGAGAGTTTATAGGTTTCTAGCTGACACATCATCACCACCAGAGAATGGGGGCAGGAGACACTAAGAAGTTTGCCAGAGGGCAGGGATGCTTCTACTGGGACCAGACTTGTTCAAGTTCGCATAGTGCAAAAGGCGTTTGCTGGAATGTGAGCCGAACCTCGGGACATCTGGGGGCTACTCTGTTTCCAAAATCCTACGGTCCCTTTAGCCAGTGGGGTCTGCAGGTCCAGAGCTGTAGAATTTCTTTGCTCCTGTGTCTCCCAGCCGAGAAGGCGTCTCTCTGAGCCACAGACTGTTAGAGCGCTGTTAGTTCCCAAGAGGCTGGAAGGGGTTGAGGGCTGGGGAGGGTGGCAGCAGCCTATGGTGTGCATCTTGGATGTGAGAGAGCCCCACCAGCTCGACCCCGGGCGCTATTCTCGTTTCTGGAGAGGCAGGGTAAAGACCAGGAACACAGGCTGCAATCTAAGCTGCCTTCAGCCCCAGATGTTACGGGCTGGACAGAGCTGATGCGGGTGCGCGTCTAGGCTTGCTCCGGGAGCTTCCCGGTGCTGCGAGCTCGgccccagctttttaaaaaattccggGGCCGCTCCGCGGCGCTGCGATTGGCCGCGGCCGGGTAACCTCTATGCAAATGAGGCCGCGCAGCCTCCGCGTCGCTGGAGACCGGTGGAGTTGTCAAACGAGGAAGGGACATTGGCACCGGGGCTGGGCGGGCTCACCCAGAGCCCGGCCGGCAGGGACCCGCGCACAGCGGTCCGGTGCCTGCGCGTCCTGGAGCAGAAGGGACGCCTCGCCAGCCTCGtagccccctccccttgctttccctcccgcccctccccccgcccGCCTGCCCGCACCACCTTCCACCCAGACCCGCTCTAAAGGGAGTTCTTGGTTTCCTCCGATTTCTTATGAACCCAGGATGGGCAGCAAGGAAGATGTGGGGAAGGGATGTCCGGCGGCCGGTGGCGTCTCCAGCTTCACCATCCAGTCCATCCTGGGCGGGGGCCCCTCCGAGGCACCGCGGGAGCCCGCCGGGTGGCCAGCCAGGAAACGCAGCCTGTCTGTGTCCTCGGAGGAGGAGGAGCCGGAGGAAGGTTGGAAGGCTCCGGCTTGCTTCTGCCCAGATCCGCACGGCCCCAAGGAGCCAAGCCCTAAGCACCATACCCCCATCCCTTTCCCTTGCCTGGGTAAGGATCGCAGGTCGGGAGTCTGGCCCCGAGTGAGCGTGAACCTATGCGGTGTGTGATTGTCGGAGACTCGGAGCAGGGAATCCCGCGGTCACAGCCGGGCCGCTAGTGGTCCAGGCTAAGGGGAGGGGACTACGCACCCATGGTGCATTCTCGAAAGGGCCGGAAGGGCCGGCGCTGGGGAGAAGTAGAGGAATATTGGGGCGGTAAGGGGAAGACTGGGTAAGGGGAAGGAGGGTGAACTGGAGTGGGCCAGGAACTCTGCGGGCGGTACACAATGCTGGCCAAAATGGTTTCGCACGCCGGGTACTTTCTGTCCTGACTTAGTTCTGCAGGTCTGGTTTGGGTGTTCTGTCAGTCCTGCAGGCTCTatgtcctttcccttctcttggtCTCTTCTCGAAGTGATTAGTACTCTAAAATGATTGACAGTGCTGAGTTTCAGAGAGGTAAAAGCTAACGGAGGACAGCCAAGGAGTTATGTATAAAATTAGCCCGACTCTCAAAGAAAACGGCCTGTAAAATGATGCTACCTTGTAGAGCTCAGTCCTCAAAGGCAAaaatcaccttttaaaaatggtattaaTGTCCCCACTCCAGACCCGTTACCACGTTTACTTTTATAAGAGTGGAAGGAGACCCTCAAGCTCGGATTATATGGAACCCTCTTCTGTTGCTTTGAAAGGCCGAGGCTCTGGACTTTGGGCGCTAGCAGGACGCAGTAGAAAAGGAAAGGGTTAGCAATAGGGGAATCAAGGATGCAGGCGTCAGTCAACCCCCTTGTCCCCGGCAGAGCTGAGAGTCTTCAAGGCTCATCAACTCCATGGCCATTCTGTTTGTGCTCACTCTTCAGGTACCCCCAAGGGCAGCGGAAGCGCAGGGCCTGCGGCCTCGGAGCGCAcgcctttcctttctccttctcaccCGGACtttaaggaagagaaggagaggcttTTGCCGGCGGGCTCGCCTTCTCCGGGCCCGGAGCGGCCACGGGACGGCGGTGCGGAGCGCCAAGCCGGAGCGGCCAAGAAGAAGACGCGCACCGTCTTCTCCCGCAGCCAAGTGTACCAGCTCGAGTCCACCTTCGACATGAAACGCTACCTGAGCAGCTCGGAGCGCGCTTGCCTCGCCTCCAGCCTGCAGCTCACCGAGACCCAGGTTAAGACTTGGTTCCAGAATCGCCGCAACAAGTGGAAGCGGCAGCTCTCGGCCGAGCTGGAGGCAGCCAACATGGCACACGCGTCGGCGCAGACTCTCGTGGGCATGCCGCTCGTGTTTCGGGACAGTTCGCTGCTGCGAGTGCCGGTGCCGCGCTCTCTGGCCTTCCCGGCGCCGCTTTATTACCCGAGCAGCAATCTCTCGGCCTTACCGCTCTACAACCTGTACAACAAGCTTGACTACTGACATGCTCGCCCGCCGGCTCCCGGGACGCCCTTGGTCGCCTGCAGCTGCCTGCATAGCCCGGCCCGGTCGGGATCCTTCGCAGAGCTCCGGAGCAGAGCGGCGCGTGTCcagaaatattaagaaatacaCCATGTGTATTCGTTATGTCTTATTTATGGCCTCTTtcctactttttgttttgttttgttttgagtatttATCTGCATTCCTCACGCCAGAGCACCTGCTTTctacacaaaaccaaaccaactcgCGTTTGAAAACTATTTTGGAAGGGAGGCTCTCGGGTGGTGGTGGGAAGGGGGGTTTTGATTAGGTCGGTTTTGACCAGTAGCAAGAAAAAAACATCAGAAAAACCACCAACAGAACCAGGTAGTCTTTCTCCCATATATACACCTGTATATAGAAAATGTGCCAGGACACAAGCTCAGCCGAGCCGAACCAACTAGGGCTTTGGTCGTTGAACTAATCACTTCTCTTTATTCCCTTCATCTTGAGGATGCGTAGGGGCAAAACGAGGAGAGTACAgatctgtaaatatttttaaagagaaaaaataaaacgtTTTAAACATGGTTGCTAACTTTGAAGGGATTAATTGTCCCACGAGACAGCGCGTGGAgtttctggatttctttttttttttttccttttttttttctttttttgccagaGCATGCAGGATTCTGTCTCCTCGTTCAGCCCCCAAGGTTCCGCTCTCACCACGTGTGGGTGGGGctgggctcagaggttaaaggttGGGATATTGGGGCTGCCCAGGCAGCACGTGACTGGGGCTGCTTACCGGAACAGCACAGTTCCCACGACCCAGGTGTGAGGGTTGGGGTGCACTCGAGATGGAATCCAGATCCACAGCCCTGCGCAGCGAAAGACAAAGCCAGGAACCTGGCTGCTGACCCCGTCGCCTCTGGGAATGAGCCAAGCAAGGAGGTGAACATCTCCCTGATACTGGGCTGTTTTGGGCTAGACGAAAGCTGGGCACGCCACGAAAGGCCGGAGCTCTTGGCGTTCTTGGCGTCCTCCTGCGCGGAGTAAAACGTGGGGTGTGAGAAAGTGTCCGCTTGGGTTCCAGAGCCACACGCGACCGGCTTGCAGCCCTCGCAGGGGTCTTCCGCTGGTGACACAGTTGCGAGAGCTCTGCGCAGAGCGGGAAGTGATGCCTAAGGGTCAGATTTCGTTGGAGGAATTTCGTGGAGCAGATGACACGGGCGCttccctagtttctttttgtagttgtTAAATTTGCACTGTGAGTGACCAAAAGGTCGGATCACTGGCTAACGCGCAGCAGCTGTTTCTGAATTGAGCCCTGAGGATTGCAGTGCCCGGCTGCCCGCCACCATGCAGGGTTGGGGAGGCGCTGCACCCGGAGAACTGCTTCGTCAGGATCATGCAAATCACAGCACTGTATTTTCTCTATGTTTCATAGCATCCACCTGTTCCTTGTTAAATGTCAGAAATGGGTCTGGAGCTTGGAGGAGGCCTCAGGTAGAGTTATTAGGTCCAGCCCGCCTCCCCTCAGTGGTTGACCAGGGTGCAAAGAGCTAGGAGTCTGCAGCGCCAAGGCCctatctatttctttcttcagaagaaAACCTGGTGCCTGAAGGACCGGTCACTTGAGCCAAGTGGCATCAAAATGACTTGCATTTTGTAGAAATTCACAGAATGTAAACGTTTACATGGCCCATATCATTCCGTGAAAGATGCCTGGCAGAAGAGATTTGCTCTGATATTGCCTATTTTCTTCTtaacacattatattttataaaacctGCAACTCCTCCTAGGTGACATTAGATGGATGCTACACAAGAGTGCACCGGACAATACTAGGTTGGTTCGcttgcctttgttttattttagctgTGTTCACCTCAATAAGTATTTGTTGAGCTCTCAACATGTGCTAAGAACCTACACTAAATTTGGGGTGGTCCAAAGGAGAACACAAAGAGGTCTATCAGTTCTCTTCTTACTTATTAAATATGTGTGTTCAATTGCTTATTGGATATGCGTATTTTCTGTCACCGTAGTTTTCACTCCAGATAACCTCTTTGCATTCTTTCCCTGACAGCATTCTTTGAGTGTTCCACCCAGAAACAACCACATTACTTCAGAGGACTgtcttgtaaaaaaaatattCCGTTCAGATGCTTTTGATCTGCCTTTCAGCAGATTACAATTCAATGATGGACTTAACAGTATTGGGTCACCATCTTTGCTTCAGGATGGCTTTCTCCATAGGCAGTGACCTCCTCCTCCTGTCACTGTCGGCATTAATGACTTGAGTTTGCTCATAATGTTTTAGGGAATGACCATTTCCGCAGTTGTCATGTGGTATATATCTGACTCTCTTTACTCACCCAGACATTAGCTGTGGCAGGCGACTCACCACTGCAACAGGTAACtgaatattacacacacacacacacacatacacacacacacacacacacttactttacATTTGTGTTGTAAAATGGTCAAGACTCTGCTTGTGGCCAGATTTCCTATCTCAAGTCTAGCAATTCATTTGAATAATCAGCAAAATAGTCCATCTCGTTTCAGGCTCTAAACTTGATTTAAAAGATTGACGTTTCTTAAAACTCAAATAGAGTTGGGCTGCAAGGGCACAGCCAGAGGGGCCTGAATCATACACACATGGGATAATGAAATATGCTTAGATTTTATTAGCAGGTAATTTATGCTCAGAATCTGGAAACAGTAATGGAATTAAATAAACAACTGGGAAAGAGAACCAAATAAGTCAAGAGGTAAAATTATTTGGCTAAACTTAGAATGCAAAACAACTCAATGCATTAAAGAAAATTGAACCTGGCCATTGATTTgttgaaagagaagagagagaaagaaccacATACTGGAACTATTTGGAAAGGGAAGACAACCAGAATATTTTAGCCATAATAATTATCATCAGGATaaaaggctggtgtgtgtgtgtgtgtgtgtgtgtgtgtgtatgtgtgtgtgtgtgtatgtgtgtgtatgtgtgtgtgtatgtgtgtgtgtgtgtgttattgtcaGGAATCTTAAGTGCATTTAGTTCAGAGTCTGTGCACATATaagatctttatttatttatgtttatttatttttttagacagggtttctctgtgtagccctggctgtcactcagtagaccaggccggcctcgaactcagaaatccacctgcctctgcctcccaagtgctgggattaaaggcatgcaccaccactgcccggcaaggtcatttttccatttttctttctttctttctttctttctttctttctttctttctttctttctttctttctttctttttttaatgtaccTTGAAAGTTAAGTAGTTTAAAACTAGAGACAGCTTCCTACTTCATGcaacaatttcaaaataaaagggaTTGTCTCAAAAAGAtgggacagagaaaaagaagttgTATCTGAGGATTAATTAGAAACTTTCAGTAACATTTTGCATGTCAGTATGCTACTATATTGTTTGTTAAGCACTGCTTTTCTTTCACAGAACCAAAACAACCTTTCCATTCTCGTATTTTTTTAGAGGATTCTAGAAACAGAAAGTGCAGCAAATTGAGCCTGCAACCCCCATGATAATGCagaggaaggtgggagagggaggacagCCACAATGCTAAGTCCTATGATGCACATTCCTAAGAGATTCTGGCTGATCGTTAAAGATTGGAAATATTTGTGTCCTGCTCTGTTCACCCTTCCAGGTGTGGTACTCTTCTAAAACAAGGGGTAGTTTGACTGAGTGTGTACTCCCAGAGCTGCTTACGAGGCCTGGCATTCAGGTGCTTGAAAACTGTGGAGAgatgaaatgataaaaatgagaTCACTAGAACTCAAGGGAAATGAGTCTCTAGTTCACAAATTGACAACCcagcaaaataaaagcaaatagtGCCTTTGACTAGAAATTATCCTTCAGTATGACTAGTCTGGATTAATTCCAGGGGTATGTGCACggccagaaagaaaatattaatttatatctaTAGTAGTTATTAACCAAAATGAAATTTTGTGTCTGAGAGATAGAGGAGAAGGATGTCACAAGAGCTagataaaaatatcttttctgcCTCCTAGTCTGTGGATGTTCAGGCAAGCAGCTCCAGAGagactacaactcccagcatgcAGCGTACAATTGTGGGCGGGCGTGAACGCCTTTATGGCCTGAGCATACTTGGGAGTTGTagttttccttctgcagctccaGAGACGTAACCTCGGCGTGGTGGTACTAAGAGACCCGGtgaacggaaaaaaaaaaaccaaaaaacgcGGCTTCCCTTTGAGCCGGAACAAGATGACTGCGGAAAATGAGGCAGGCAGTAAATCAGACCAATCAGCTGCCGAGATCGAGCCGTTGGCGTTCAAAATAAGCCAATGATAGGCCTGCTCCGGAGCTTCCTCTCCGCCTCCTCCGCTTTGCCTGCGAGTGCTCGGAGGGAAGCGGATCGGTAGTGGCCGGTGCAGAAACGTTGCTAAGGCGGACACGAGGTAGAGGTTCGGGTGAGGGCGGGCGGAGTGGGATCTGTGGTTCGTGGCCGGCGCATCGATGCACAGAGGGGTCCGGTCGAGTTCCATTGTGTTTTATATGGGGATCTGCGGGCAAGGAAGGAGGCCAGGCCGGGTGGAGCTCGGCGGAAGCGGGATGGCGGCCGGCCTGGATCAAGGGGGACT
Encoded here:
- the Hmx2 gene encoding homeobox protein HMX2, producing MGSKEDVGKGCPAAGGVSSFTIQSILGGGPSEAPREPAGWPARKRSLSVSSEEEEPEEGWKAPACFCPDPHGPKEPSPKHHTPIPFPCLGTPKGSGSAGPAASERTPFLSPSHPDFKEEKERLLPAGSPSPGPERPRDGGAERQAGAAKKKTRTVFSRSQVYQLESTFDMKRYLSSSERACLASSLQLTETQVKTWFQNRRNKWKRQLSAELEAANMAHASAQTLVGMPLVFRDSSLLRVPVPRSLAFPAPLYYPSSNLSALPLYNLYNKLDY